TACCAGAATTTCCCACGGTATTGAACCATAGACTTTGAGAGCTAAGAGGTTATTGAAGGGACTCAAATATTGAAATTTAGTTAGTTGGCATTTTTAGGATGGTATTAAATCTTCAAGTGCATCAACCAAGCAACCTGGATTTCTTTGAGAAAGATTTCTCACTAAATCTGTAACAGAGCATTAACCTATATGAGATTCTGccccaaaaggaataaatataaatacaaataataaaaaatgtccCCCACCAGTATTAGCTAAAACCATAAACTTGTATACCGAGAACATCTGTGGGTCATGTCACCCAAATTTATATTTGACAAGAGTTGCGTGGCAGGGCGCTTGTGCCTGCTTTGTCAAGGGAAGCTCTGGGGTTGCCAGGTTCCTGAGTGATGGGTCTGCACTTGGTGTCTGTGGGGGCTTTGGGTGCCCAGGGCCATGATGAGTTCCCTGAGCGGGCTGGGGAGGgcgggcagggctggcctgTGATGCGCTCTGggttctgtgacatcacaggggccgtgtcacaatgggggcagGTATAAAAGGCCTCAGCGTGTGCCGCTGCCCCAGTAGAGCCTGGGCAAGCGGTGAGTGCACAGCAGTGAGgagacagggctgggagaggccaggagctgcagaagggCTGGAGCAGAAGCTCCGGTACCGGGCCGTGCGTTCTGGCCCCGCAACCagggcccggccccggcggcaGCGCCTTGCTGAGGGCGCGGTGCTTGCTGGGGCAGCGGTGCAGGCCTGGCCGCCCGCCAGCTGCCGGGGACCCTCTCCTTCCTGCTGCCACTTCCCTGCGGGTCCTGTGCCCCACTGTCTGTCTCCATTCCGGCCCCACTGAACCCCTGCTGTGTGTCCTCCTGCAGACCATGGCTTTACTGCCATTGATCGTCGTGCTTGTGCAAAGCCTGATCCAGTACCCCCAGCCGGCTGGGGATGGGCTGGATGAGGCCACGCACCAGCGAATCAAGGAGCGTCAGGAACTGCTGGACCACGAGATGGCTCGGCTGCtacaggagctggaggagcaggacaAGGGCTGGGGCGCCGTGCTCTTtggtgccctgcagcagcagtggccaTTTTGGGTCCTTGCTGGAGTCCTGCTCCTCTTGGGCCTGTGGTTTagctgcaggagaaggagcGGTGAGGCCAGCAACAGTGATGTACGTGAAGGTGAAGACAGCGTAGATGGACAGGAAGAATGTACGGAGGTGAAGGTGCAGGAAAGCAGCGATGCCAGTGAACAGagaagcagaggaaaagaagaCCATGATGGTGGCAAGGGAGAAAGTGGCAGTGGTGAAATGGAAGACCGAGAAAAGACCGGATATGCGGGGAATGAGCAAGGCATCCGTTTAGTGGACCGCATAGAGTGGCCTGTGGAGGACCTGGAGAGAGGCTGCTCAGTGACAGCAGAGCTGATGGAGAGCTTGACGCGTGTCTTTGTGGACAGCGTGAGCAATAGCTTCTACCCAGTGCCTCAAGAAGCCATCGGGGTGGGCAGTGCCTTTGAGGGTTGGAGTCCCCGTGACTGGGATGGGGTGTACCGTGTGCTGGTCCCACTGAATCCCCCACCCGGGCACGCCTTCCACCTGGAGTTGAACAGCGCAGGGCAGGTGGCAGCAAGGACCTTCAACGTCTGTGTGGAGCTGGTGTGCACGTGCGAGAaggagcagctggcagagaaGCCGTTGTGCTTCCTGC
This region of Zonotrichia albicollis isolate bZonAlb1 chromosome 4, bZonAlb1.hap1, whole genome shotgun sequence genomic DNA includes:
- the LOC141728918 gene encoding inositol 1,4,5-trisphosphate receptor-interacting protein-like 1, giving the protein MALLPLIVVLVQSLIQYPQPAGDGLDEATHQRIKERQELLDHEMARLLQELEEQDKGWGAVLFGALQQQWPFWVLAGVLLLLGLWFSCRRRSGEASNSDVREGEDSVDGQEECTEVKVQESSDASEQRSRGKEDHDGGKGESGSGEMEDREKTGYAGNEQGIRLVDRIEWPVEDLERGCSVTAELMESLTRVFVDSVSNSFYPVPQEAIGVGSAFEGWSPRDWDGVYRVLVPLNPPPGHAFHLELNSAGQVAARTFNVCVELVCTCEKEQLAEKPLCFLHHSRKELRRKQKRSLLGTLCTGSYLDVAKTSHWFCQLVRSSWLQVPQWHSWHLVFQPCSRSCQLQLSKGRESLTVEMLFGVRRGDSDIFVVSQPTKATMMASTAWAEMYAVAEAKFFQHIARQLPCESLHLKCLQLFTCILRDTGFSSSTWKTVVMHVLTTVPLSRWHRRAFARRLWDIMAYLDRCLQLTHLRHFVLGNERLPAEISLPPVMRGLVPPNLFEHLARDPAAHREAKQAYGRLRFRLGVLLSSH